TAAGAAAAAGGTTCACCACAATCTGCAGTTTGTCAGATGACGCTGACAAACCCGCCACCAGATGACGCTGTAAGTTCAGTAACAGGATTCACTTCAACTCTTTTTTACAATTACacttacatgtattcatttggcaAACGCATACGGTTCAAATAAGAGAGCATTCAACATTTCTCATTGATCAAGTTTTAAAATCATTATAATGATAATTCAAAGGCCACATTGTTTGGATAAATGAATAATTCTtcattatgtttgtttgtggtgGACAAAAGAAGTAGGCTATCTATACAGTACTGTCTCTGATTGGTCACTGAGGGTTCCGACTCAGTGAAAACTGAGGACGCGTCACCGACGCTCGCAGAGGAACCCAGCTGAAAGGGGTTTTGATATTCTTGTGAAGTTTGTGCCGATGGTCAACATACTGTTTCTACTTGTAaattacatgtaaatgtaaacggAAAATGTTCGTCAGACATTGGACATGcagaatgtgaagctgatggTTTTATCTGTGAAGAGAAACCCGCACAACACTTTTCTCTCAGACCGCGCGCGCGGCACCAAATCAATTGATAGAAGTTGTTGGCAGCACAGAACTGTTGTCTTGAGGTAAACAGATACGTTTCAGCGTTATGGAGCCTGACGGGTCTGCTGGCTTGGCTAGAACAGCTGCACTAAAGTTGTCTGAAATGGGCGAAAGAACGAAACAACTTGGCAGCGCGATGCACGAGCCCGAGCGGCAGAGACGCGTGATTCTGGTAATTGTGTGCGTCGCACTTTTTCTTGATAACATGCTTTACATGGTGATCGTTCCCATTGTCCCCGATTATCTCGCAGATTTAGAAAGCAAGCAAGCGGTGCACATCCACGGCAACTCTTCAACAAACCCTGGGGCGAGCAACAGGGAAAAACTAGATATGGAAATAGGAGTTCTATTCGCGTCCAAGGCCATCCTGCAGCTCCTGGTGAACCCCTTATCTGGAACTTTCATCGACCGGGTTGGATACGATATACCGCTGTTGATCGGACTCTTGGTGATGTTCGTGTCCACGTGTATTTTTGCGTTCGCTGACAACTACTGGACTCTCTTCGTCGCGCGCAGTCTGCAGGGTCTCGGCTCAGCGTTTGCTGACACGGCGGGAATCGCGATGATAGCGGACAAATACCCCGAGGAGGCGGAGAGGAGTCGCGCGCTCGGCGTCGCGCTCGCCTTCATCTCGTTCGGCAGTCTCGTGGCACCTCCGTTCGGCGGTATTCTGTACGAGTTCGCAGGTAAACGGGTCCCGTTCATAGTTCTCGCCTGTGTTTGCTTGGCAGACGGGGTTTTGCTCTTGACTGTGATCAAACCTTTTTCAAACAGGACTCGCGAAAACATGCCGGTCGGGACGCCCATTTACCGGCTCATGATTGACCCGTACATCGCGGTGGTCGCGGGTGCCTTGACCGTCTGTAACATCCCTCTGGCTTTCCTCGAGCCCACGATCTCGAACTGGATGGAGAGCACGATGAACGCCAGTAAGTGGGAGATGGGGCTCGTCTGGTTGCCCGCTTTCCTCCCTCACGTGCTGGGAGTTTATCTCACTGTCCGATTGGCAGCAAAGTATCCGGACTTGCAGTGGTTCTATGGCGCTCTCGGTATGGTCATCATAGGAGCGAGTTCCTGCACCGTCGCGGCCTGCAAGAACTTTGTCCAGTTAATCTTCCCGCTGTGCGGCATCTGCTTCGGCATCGCCCTGGTGGACACGGCGCTTCTGCCCACTTTGGCCTTTTTGGTGGACGTGCGTCATGTGTCTGTGTATGGAAGCGTTTATGCGATCGCAGACATCTCATACTCTGTCGCTTACGCTATGGGACCTGTGATTGCAGGACAGATTGTACACAGCATGGGCTTTCTTCAGTTAAATCTGGGTATGGGTTTAGTCAACGTGCTTTACGCGCCGGCTTTGCTTTTGCTCCGGTACGTGTGTCAGGTGAAGCCGTCTGCCTCGGAAAGAAACGTGCTGTTGGAAGAAGGACCAACGGGCCTTTATGACAGCATTAAATTGGAAGAGCGCAAACTCAAGCGCAAAGGTTTGTGCTCCACGACGATTACAGCCGCGTGTCCCGTGGACGAGAACGGATTCTTCGAGCGCTCCAAATCTTCTTCTTCAGAGGACTCGTCAGGACCCGAGTACACTTGACTACAGCAGAGAACCATCTGATATTACACAATTCATTTAGTGATCGGAGATTCAGAGACTACCTGACAAACACGCACACTCTGCTGTTATATTAACACCCATATGAAATGTAATCTTCTGATCTTTTTATCCTGTGATTTAGATatacattaacatttttattcatttggcagatgtatatatatacaagaTCACATTTGACTGTGAGCGAAAGTGTCGCCTGTAGTGTGTAGAAAATGTGAATTAATAAAGTAGCCTACGTAGCTGCGTGATGTAAATGCACAAATCGAAATAAAACCAGTATATAGATGTCCATAtaatctattttttattaaaaaactgtatatacatatatagccTACTGTACGTATAAGCCttgtagttttttatttaaacttgtTAGTTTCGTtggcttatttttattttacagtccgaACATCTGCTTGTGCGACTAGGCTTGTAAACTTTTTTCAGTTCCAGcatttaacaaaatatattgAGGTGAATGTGAACTATAATATAGGATCACATTTGAGCAAATATACATTTCCTTAAAAAGCATCTCGAGAATAACACATCTGAAATAAATCAAACTCTTCAACATGTTGTCTTGAAGTGACAATTCCAAAATAAGGTAAggctttaaataattttaaaaagaaagagcAACAGCATCTTTGGTGTTGTTAATCATAATGGACACGGATGGGAGGGGTCACGCGGacacttgagagagagagagagagagacgcctGAACACAAGAGACACAGCATTCTTTCTCTGTCCAGTGATCACTGATGAACAGGTGAGTACAGTGATctctattcattcatttaaactCATGAAAAGTCATCAACTTTTGAATGAACTGCTCCAGTGGTTAATATTCGTTAATAATAATAGTCTCAGTTTTCCATTTCAGTTATTTAGACCTGTAAACATCTCACTGCTGTATTCTAACATTGCTGAATATGTGACCTTATTAACGGAGGTTTGGGCTCATTTATTGTTAATAAATTGCTTCAAATGCAAAGGTTTAATTGTAAACGTTccgtttaaataaaataattgctgAATATATTCCGGCTTAGTCTTGCTCTATATTCACTTTAATGTCAATTTaaggtttgtgtgttttgtacagTTTGACAaattgtgaccctgcctgtgaaaatcAGGTTGTAGTCTAAAATCTCATTTTAATATAACGAGAATCAAAAactttaatttcactatgatttcagtCTTTAACATGGTCTTAGTCGGTCAATATTGCAATATATTAATCAATAATTTATCAAGGTTACTTTCATAGAATGGTTTTATGTTATGTCggttgattttattttaaaagaagtcaatcacaaaaatgactttgcttttcacagacagggtgaTAAATTATCGAACTGGATTATATTTGAATTAAGATTGCAACTTTTTACTCTAACTTCCAGTTCTGATTAAGTGTTCAAATTTAACTGTGAATGTTGCAATATTTATCATTTCAATGTATTGTTACACAGCAGCTCAGCTCTCTGCACTACAAGACTCAAACGTGTCTGAAGAGAAACTCGACATGGATGTAAGAGCATTATTAACGTTCTTTATGTTCTTTTTATTACTATTGTTGTTGTGATGATCATATTTCAATGAATCACACCTGCTGCGTTATTTCATCTGACTACGTAGGATTACTATTACTATACTCTTACTGTGTAAGAGTGAGATGTTGAGTCTGTTGATGTGTTGTGTATGAATGTAAGAGTGTGTTGTTGAGTCTGATGATGAATGAATGTAAGAGTGAGATGTTGAgtctgatgatgtgtgtgtagAGTGAATGAATGTAATAGAGAGATGTTGAGTCTGATGAATGTAAGTCTTTGAGTCTGAGGGAAAGTTCTTGTCCAAGGTCCTGAAACCAGAAAGAAGCAATGGGGTCAATTATGCTCTGTAAAAATCTGAATATTTTAAGACATACTGAACtatattaacataaaatttGCATTTTGTTCATGAAAAAAGTCTTCTGCTTTTAAAAACTTCCCAGTTGTCTTGAAGCTATTCATATCAATTATTTACGAGCGCTCTGAGAAAAAGACAAAACGTCAGAGAGATTCTTTACAGTTACTCACTGATGAATGAAGCAGCACCTGAGGGCAGTAAGAGCCGGACAAAACCACCAAGAAAACGGAGcacacaataaaatgaaaacaaatcagTGTTTGTGCAAGCATATAGAAAATCCATTCAGGACAATACAATCCATTCATTCTTGAATGTGTCCAGTAAAATTCTGGCTTTTGTGGGTCTGTTTTATCCTCTTCACTAGATGCTACCAAAAGTCCCTGTTCCAGACCTGCAGCACACACTGAACATGTACCTGAGATCTGTGaaacatgttgtttctaaaacaCAGTTCTGTAAAACCAAAGCCATGGTGGAGATGTTTGGCAAACCCGGAGGTCTTGGGGAAAGACTTCAAAAACAATTGCTTGAAAGAAGAGATGCCACGGAGAATTGGGTACAAACACATAACAGTTAAAACAACATCATCAATGCCACCTCAGTTGAAATGCTGATTCATGAACATTCAGAACTCTCCAAATACACCAGATGAAAACTGATGAATAAATGTGAATCTCTGACTATTAGTCATTGAGGCAGGAGACATCCGCGCATTAAACATGACAGCTGCATTTGATAAATCAACaaataatttgtgtttttctctttctctcccttcaAAAGACAATTGAATTTCACATCTCAAGTTTAATTACAGATGTTTGTCTTAGATGTATGAATACTGGCTGGATGACATGTATCTGAAAAACAGACTGGCTCTGCCGGTCAACTCCAGTCCTGCGCTGGTTTTCCCTAAACAACCCTTCAGAGACTTCAAAGACTCTCTCATGTGAGTAAACAAGAGAGTCAAAACAAGACGAAGCAGGAGAAAAAAATGCTAATTGACTTGTTTCTTGGTGAAAAGCGCGATATGCTTTGTTGTGTTCATGCAGGTTTGCAGCACATCTCATTCGAAGTGTTTCTGAATACAAGCTGATGGTGGACAGGTGAATGTctgtatttaaatcatctgaTTACCTTCATCAGTTGAACACGGTTGTaagcactgtgtgtgtgtgtgtgtgtgtgtgtgtgtgtgtgtgtgtgtgtgtgtgtgtgtgtgtgtgtgtgtgtgtgtgtgtgtgtgtgtgtgtgtgtgtgtgtgtgtgtgtgtgtcgtgcgtgtgtgtgtgtgtgtgctgtgcgtgtatTTGTGCCGCTGTTGTGTCAGTGCTGTGTATATCTGTGCTTGTAAGTCGTGCTGGACTGTCTGGTTGCTAGTTGCATCGTTGTGTATGAAGCAGTATCAGCGACTCTTCACCTCATCAACAGACGCTGTCTACTCAACAAAGACACACTGGTCACAACCAACATTACATCTTGATGCTTCAACATGTATTGTTGTCCTTGTAAAAATCaggttgtgtgttgtgtgtgtgtgtgtgtgtgtgtgtgtgtgcgtgtgtgtgtgtgtgtgtgtgcgtgcgtgtgtgtgtgcgtgtgtgtgtgtgtgtgtggtgtgtgtgtgcgtgtgtgtgtgtgcgtgtgtggtgtgtgcgtggtgtgtgtgtgtgtgtgtgcgtgtgtgtgtgcgtgtgtgtgtgcgtgtgtgtgcgtgtgtgtgtggtgtgtgtgtggtgtgtgtgtgcgtgtgtgtgcgtcgtgtgtgtgcgtgtgtgtgtgcgtgtgtgcgtgcggtgtgtgtgtgtgcgcgtgtgtgtgtgtgtgtgcgcgtgtgtgtgtgctgtgtgtgtgtgtgtgtgtgtgtgtgtgtgtgtgtgtgtgtgtgtgtgtgtgtgtgtgtgtgtgtgtgtgtgtgtgtgtggtgtgtgtggtgtgtgtgtgtgtgtgtgtgtgtgtgtgtgtcgtgtgtgtgtgtgtgttgtgtggtgtgtgtgtgtgtgtgtgtgtgtgtgtgtgtgtgcgtgtgtgtgcgtgtgtgcgtgcgtgtggtgcgtgtgtgtgtgtgtgtgtgtgtgtgtgtgtgcgtgtgttgtgtgtgtgtgtgtgcggtgtgtgtgtgtgtgtgtgtgtgtgtgtgtgtgtgtgtgtgtgtgtgtgtgtgtgtgtgtgtgtgtgtgtgtgtgtgtgtggtgtgtgcgtgcgtgtgtgcgcgtgtgtggtgtgtgtgttgtgtgtgttgtgttgtgtgtgtgtgtgtgtgtgtgtgtgtgtgtgcgtgtgtgttgtgtgtgtgtgtgttgtgtggtgtgtgtgttgtgtgtgtgtgtgtgtgtgtgtgtgtgtgtgtgtgtgtgtgtgtgtgtgtgtgtgtgtgtgtgtgtgtgtgtgtgtgtgtgtgtgggtgtgtgtgtgtgttgtgtgtgtgtgtgtgtgtgtgtgtgtgtgtgtgtgtgtgttgtgtgtgtgtgtgtgttgtgtgtgtgtgtgtgttgtgtgtgtgtgtgttgttgcgTGTGCgtggtgtgcgtgcgtgcagtgtgcgtgcgtgagtgcgtggcgtgcgtgcgtgtgtgtgtatgtgtgtgtgtttggtgtgtgtgtgttgtgtgtgtggtgtgtgtgtgtgtgtgtgtgtcgtgtgtggtgtgtgtgtgtgtgcgtgtgtgtgtgtgtgtgtgtatgtgtgtgtgtgtgtgttgtgtgtgtgtttggtgtgggtgtagtgtgtgtgtttgtgtgtgtggtgtgtgtgttgtgtgtgtgtgtgtgcgtgtgtgtgtgtgtgtgtgtgtgtgtgtgtgtttggtgtgtgtggtgtatgtgtgtgtgtttggtgtgtgtgtgtgtggtgtgtgtgtgtgtgtgtgtgtgtgtgtgtgtgtgtgcgtgcctgtgtgtgtgtgtgtgtgtgtgtgtgtgcgtgcgtgcatgcgtgtggtGATATTCTGATGGTTCAGTTCTATGAAATGAAAGAACAGAAGGTCTGCGGTCACCTTCATTTCAATTCAATCAGCGTGAAAAGGCTCTTGAGAGGCTCTTAAAATAACAGCAGATCCTTTGGGGGTCATTGACAGACGCAGTCCAATCTCTGTCTCATGCTGGGCTGGAGTTGAGACTCTTTTACCTGGAAATGATTGAGGAAGCGTCTGTAATGAGGTCCGGTCTGATAACTCAATAACCCAATCAGAGATCAGAAGCCGCTGGGCTCCGCTGACACCAGAACAGTTTGTCTTTTTCTCACTGATAATACCGCTGTGATCATTCTGACTTAACAAACAACTAAATCCTGTGaagttaaaaacaacacacaccacTGTAAATGCTCTTTCATTTCATCTACTAAATGCTGAACATCGGATTCATTTATTGCTAATAACAGTACAATTCTTACTCTTGTGTCTCTCTGTAAATGTCCGTCTTCACACGCGTGACAGTTCTTTGTGCTGAATGTGACTGGAGGCTCCAGTCAGCTGAATGACACAGATGTTCAGGAAGAGCTGCTGTGGATCTATGAGCAGACGCAGAATTCTGTGCAGAAGCAGCCGGCCGTGGGACTTCTGACCTCCGACAGCCGGACCGAGTGGAGCAAAGCCAGAGAGAAACTGCTGAAAGGTGACATCAACACGCAGTAAAATATAGCATCTGATCAATAGATAAACACACCAGCAAGTAAAACCAAATGAAAGTTTTTCACATTTCCACTCACGAGGTCAGCCATGTACGTTTTAGTGCAAATCATGTTTTCCCTGTAGAAATGTTCATACGCAGCCAACAGATTTCACGCATGTCAAACAGATCCCATAAACAGAGAGTCTTTGGAGCTGATGGAGAGCTGCATGTGCATCATCTGTCTGGATGAACCGATGGGTTTTCAACCCAGCGACACTGACAGAGCTTTAATGATGCTGCATGGGGTTGGTCCTAATAAAAACGGGGCAAACCGCTGGTACGACAAACCTCTGCAGGTAAACAAACCCAGCACATCATCAGAGAGTAAAGGTGATGTGAGTGTATCATTTACTCTTTTCTTTTAGCGTGCTCAAACGTTCCACCTGACGTGTGTTGTGTCTTTCATTACCACTGAACACACAACTCGTCGTTCACAGTGTAAAGCTCAAGTCTGATAAATGTGTCAATCTGATGTATTCTATCAATGGTCCGGCATGTCAACGTCTCACCTGTCTGATCTTCAGAAGATCTTGTTGAGAACTAAGTGACGATTT
This genomic window from Triplophysa rosa linkage group LG18, Trosa_1v2, whole genome shotgun sequence contains:
- the slc18a3b gene encoding probable vesicular acetylcholine transporter-B; this translates as MEPDGSAGLARTAALKLSEMGERTKQLGSAMHEPERQRRVILVIVCVALFLDNMLYMVIVPIVPDYLADLESKQAVHIHGNSSTNPGASNREKLDMEIGVLFASKAILQLLVNPLSGTFIDRVGYDIPLLIGLLVMFVSTCIFAFADNYWTLFVARSLQGLGSAFADTAGIAMIADKYPEEAERSRALGVALAFISFGSLVAPPFGGILYEFAGKRVPFIVLACVCLADGVLLLTVIKPFSNRTRENMPVGTPIYRLMIDPYIAVVAGALTVCNIPLAFLEPTISNWMESTMNASKWEMGLVWLPAFLPHVLGVYLTVRLAAKYPDLQWFYGALGMVIIGASSCTVAACKNFVQLIFPLCGICFGIALVDTALLPTLAFLVDVRHVSVYGSVYAIADISYSVAYAMGPVIAGQIVHSMGFLQLNLGMGLVNVLYAPALLLLRYVCQVKPSASERNVLLEEGPTGLYDSIKLEERKLKRKGLCSTTITAACPVDENGFFERSKSSSSEDSSGPEYT